The DNA window TTGTGGAAACATGTAGCAAGCAGAATGCTCACTACGCCGTTACTTATGCTTCTTCTAAGTTGTCAATATGCGTGGATACACCGAATGCTTTCGATGCTCCGGTCAATTATCCAAACTAACTGACCGCAGAATCGAACCTATAAAAAAACTACCCTAAAATAGGTAGCCGGCAAATAAATACAAAAAATTGAACTTATTTTTGCTAGAATGTCGGTTACGCTACTGGCTCAAAGCTGTCCTGTCAACCGCACATATTAATGTTTGGGACCAAGCGTCCAATTACAGACAACTCTTCATCGCCACATTCCTCCTTTATTCAGTTGTGATTTTTTGTTTTTATTTTGGTTTGGTAGCTTAGTATATTGTATAAAAAATGTCAAGTCTCTGCAAATGGAATAAAAAAATAGGGGCGGAATAGCTTCCAAAAAACCCCTATGTTGCGCAACTTAGCGCTAAGAACTGGACGAAGTGTGTGCCCACAAAATCCCGTTGATCGCGTCACGGACCGTGATCAGAGTGAAGGGCTTGGGCAGATATGCTACCGCACCGAAGCGTTCTTGGAAAGCCTTGCTCAGCGCGGCGGCTGACTTCTGACTGCCATTCTGACACATGATCACGAGTGGTGTGTGAACGGTGAGTCCGCAACGCTTCAGCTCGTGTGCAAGCCACCCCCCACCCCGAAACTGCGGGTTGTCTTCCGGAGCAAAATACTCCGCGAGAATGATGTCGGGACCTTTTCCGTCCTCTTCGATCCAAGCCGTGACGCTCTTCAGTGCAAGCGTAGCATCCGAACTGCTACGGACATCGTGCCCTTCACACTCCAGGACTTCCACGATGAATGCCTGAGTCTCGCCATTGTGGTCGAAAACGAAGACTTTGCTCATCGAACCTTACCTCCTGTGCCGGTTTCGCTATTACCCTCATGGCAAACCGCGCTCTTAGGTTAAAGAGCTAAGCGACCAATAACGGTTTCCAATCCTCGGGCTGGACACACTACTGTGTCCTCACAGAACACTATGGGACATACTTAATGTGCATACAAAAAATCGTCTCTATATGAGACGACGCAACCAAAACACCCCCTATTGTGTCGGTTACGTCACTGACTCCGGGCTTCCCTTGACGTCCAGATTGGGATCACCTTTCATAGTCTCACATGAAATCACTATTCGATTTCTTCCGGGGATATTAGCATGTTCTTTACTGCTTGTCAATACCGACAGCATGATAATCAAAATTCAACCGATCCAAAATAACACTCCCCTCCTCACTACTGGCAAATCTTGGCTGAGCATAGTCTTCAATAATTACCGGAAAGAATTCAAGCCCGCTGATTCCCTCTTTAGAAAAAGTAATTTCCGCTATCATTCCTTCCCTGGTTTCTTGAGACCACATCTGGTCAAAAACAAAATTTCCCAGGCTGTAAATAATATATCCTTTCTGATATTTTTCCATTGTCTGCACGACGTGCGGATGGTGACCAATCACCAGATCGGCTCCGGATTCAATAGCGGCATGTGCAAAATCTTTTTGGTGCTGATCGGGCGTAAACTCATACTCATTACCATCATGCATAGATACAATTACAAAATCGGCAGTTTCGGATGCACCAGAAACATCCTGTTTCATTTTATCAAAATCCATAAAGGCAATTGTTGGTTCCTGCTCTTCAGAATCATAATCCATTACAGGACTGCTTGCGTAACTATATGCCAGAAATGCAAACGATATTCCATTAATCTCCTTCGTATAAGTCTGAAATGCATCCTTAACACTTTTCCCCGCCCCCATATAACCTATTCCGGATTCATCTAAATATTTAAAGGTATCGGATAATCCTTCTTTACCAAAATTCAGAGAATGATTATTGGCGAGTGTAACAAGATCAATGCCGGCAAATTGTAATC is part of the Patescibacteria group bacterium genome and encodes:
- a CDS encoding response regulator; this translates as MSKVFVFDHNGETQAFIVEVLECEGHDVRSSSDATLALKSVTAWIEEDGKGPDIILAEYFAPEDNPQFRGGGWLAHELKRCGLTVHTPLVIMCQNGSQKSAAALSKAFQERFGAVAYLPKPFTLITVRDAINGILWAHTSSSS
- a CDS encoding CapA family protein; amino-acid sequence: MKIFNKKYYIILEIAVALGIGFFILRGSIIEPTRNISNAHDNSNITINSNQPVVDIEKNEPVVTIMAVGDIMLSRDVDTKMQKYSDFNYPFLKTAELLKSADITFGNLESPITLGRKINTNEMVFRSDPESVEGLQFAGIDLVTLANNHSLNFGKEGLSDTFKYLDESGIGYMGAGKSVKDAFQTYTKEINGISFAFLAYSYASSPVMDYDSEEQEPTIAFMDFDKMKQDVSGASETADFVIVSMHDGNEYEFTPDQHQKDFAHAAIESGADLVIGHHPHVVQTMEKYQKGYIIYSLGNFVFDQMWSQETREGMIAEITFSKEGISGLEFFPVIIEDYAQPRFASSEEGSVILDRLNFDYHAVGIDKQ